The sequence CAAATGAACTAAATGCTTTCATGCCTTTTAGAATTTCTCGGTTCTATTAAATTAAAATAATTAAATGCATTAGAACTGAAAATGTTCAATGACGAGATAGGAACATATGTGGCTTTTGGATAAACTTTAGTACTTTAAAAATGAACCTTTACCCTGGCCGAAAGCATGTCCTTATCCCGGAATCCCGCAAATATGTTTTCTCCCTTTCCATTGAATAAGTAAGCACCAAGGCCTAGTTCAAGGTTATCAATCCCTTTATAGGCAATCTCGGGGGTATAAAAAATGGCATAATTGCTTTCTGGTTTTTGCCAGTCTGAAATAACTACTCCACCGGCCAGTGGCCTTAGTAAAAGCTTTTCTCCCCAAATGCCACGCTCGCAGCCTATGATGAGGTAATCGTTCAGATTCTCCTTCCCTCGTTCGTGCAGGAATCCGTGCATAAATTGCGCATTCAGGTAAATACCATTTTTAAACGTAAAATCGGCTCCAATGACGTATCGGATATAGGGCGCCTTCTCCAGCAAAAGACTGTCGCTTGTAACGGTTCCCGGAGGCTGCGAATAGAGCAGACTCATATCGGTCGTCATGATGACCTCCTTTTGCGGGAAAAACAGGCCTGCCTCAGCCCAAACCCCCACCTGGCCAATGCTACCTGCCAGGTCGGCACCAAGCATATGATACCTGGGAAAAAACAGTTCGGCTTCCACATTGGTCTCGCCCTGCATCCCGGCGGGGGTCAGGGTCACCCGGCTCACAAGGGGAAGAACTTCCCGTCCATAGAGGTAACTGAACGAGATATCTGTATTAACAGCAAACCCCTTCAACCTGAAACCCAAAGAGGCCCCATCCTTTAAATTGTTCCCGGGCATGCGTAACTTATCAGAATATTCATTGAGGGTTAAGCCTTCAGGCAAGGCGATGGCTGAGCTAAAAACCCCTGAAAAAGCGCCCAGGGGCAAGTTTGCAGGCCTGAACCAGGGAAGGTAAACGCCCTGAAGGGACCATTGCGGAGTGAAATATCCCTGCAGGCTCAGGGCGTCTGACCCGTTTTTTCGCCCGAAATCAAACACATCTTCCAGGTCATAAGGGTTGAGCATATCCGTGGGGCTCAGCATATCGGAGGTGCCCCAGACAATGCGCTGACGGCCCACCTTCATATCAAGGTCCTCAAATAAAAACCCCCGAACCTCGGCATAAGCCTCCCGGATGTCAAGATTCAAGGGGTTTATCTGGTCAGGCGAATACAGATTTTGGCTGCTGGTAAGGGCAGGTGCCCCCAAATGACGCAACCAGATGTTGCCATAAAACCTCACCTTGTCAAAACGCTTTTCAAGACCAAGGTCGAGTCTGTTCTCATTCCAGACCCAGTCATTGTGGTCGTTCAGCAACAAACGCTGATTTGAGTTCAACTCCCCCCTTATAACGACTTGATCCTGGGCCCATGCAGACAATGGAAATAGAATGATGAGTAAGAGAACCGCGCGTTTCATAAGATATTCTATTTTTAAGATCAATAAAAAGATTATTAATAAATGCCTCCGAAAGCCGGAGGATGGTGGCCATAAGGTTGCTCCCCATTGGGGGTTACTCTGGTTCCTTTAAATGAATGGCAACCCTTATTCTCTATATCAAAAACTGGTCAGATTTCTTTCTGTAAATACCTGGTCGCTGATATTGCTGTCAAACTTTACATCGCTCATAATCATCCTGGTAGAGGAGCCTTTCTTTTCATCTTTCATAAAAATTTCTTTTGGAAACCAATAGTTGGCCTGTTGCTGCCAGGTGTATACCGCCGTCTTGGCAAGGTTTCCGCCCCTGTCATACGATTCGGAACGTTGTGGGGTGTAGTTTTCCTTATTGACTGCCACGATCATTTTGGAATAGTCGCTACGCACATCAGGCAAAGCCACCAACTCCAGGATATAAAGGTTTCCTTCCTCCCTGAGCACCTTGCCTGAATAGGTTTTTGCATATTCCTTCGTCTCCATGTCTTCATAAGAGAAATCAGTACCGGCGAACGACTGGTTCTTCACGTGTGAGGCAATTCTTCGTGCTTTGCCAAAAGCTGGCATATAAAGGTACATAAGGTCGTCAGGCAAGGATAGGAAGGCAATGCCCGCTTCCGATGCCGGCCTGGTGAAGCGGAACAAACGCTTATTTGATCCTTTTTGCCAGATAGAAGCTTCCCGGATACGCTCATTTCCATTGCGATCGGTCAGGATCATCCGCACAGTGTTTGTTTGATCCTTGGGTTGAAACAACACCTGGTCAACCTTGGTAAGGATGGTTGCTGCATCCTGTGCCAGCAGGGGAGCAGTGCCGGCAGCAATCAGAAAAAGGGCTGTTAAAAAAAAATGAATGGTTGTTTTCATGACAAAAAGATTTAGATTATTTCTTGTATATGTTTAGTCTCTTCCTTAACTGTTCTCTCACGCCATAGATCTTTTTCAGCCGTTCGCCTGTCAGCATTAATGCGACAGGCAACAATGTCAGGGCTGCCATGGCCGAAACAATCATTGTTACGGCCAGCAGCAAACCAAAGCGTTGAAGGGGTACCAATTTTGAGAAAAGCAACACCCCAAAGCCAATGGTGACCGCAAGCATATTGAGGATAATTGCTCTTCCGCTGATTTCAATGGAATTGGCTATGCTTTCGCAGATACCTTGTCCACCCAGGAATGATTTTCCGAAATGCGACATGAAATGGATGGCGTAATCAATGCCGATCCCTATCGTTACACTCCCGCTCAAAACGGTGGCAATGTCAAGAGGTATGCCCGTCAGCCCCATGGTACCGAAAAGGACCAGGAGGGTGACAAAAACCGGGATAACGGTCAAGATGCCCCTGAAAAAGGAACGTTGTAATATGCTCACCAGCGCCACCACTAAAATCATGGCCAGTATGAGGCTGTAGATCTGGCTTTTGATGATGCTGTCATCGAGTTTTTTAAATATGATGGGGATTCCGGTTACTTTAACATTGAAACCTTTCCCGCTTTGGCTCTCAGCAAACGAACCAAAATTCTGTTCTATCTCACGAAGTACTTCCAGATCGGTTGTGGCCACATAACCCTGAATCAAGCCCTCGGTCAAATCAAAATTCACGAATTGCTCCATGATTTCCTGCCCATCCAGCAAAAACCAGAGTTGTTCGATCTTGGCCCGTTCATCGGGAATTCGCTTACCTTCTCCCATCACCTCATTCATTTCTTCAATCATGTCAGCTACTGATTGGCTGAATGGTATGTAGGAATACCCATCCATAAATGCTTGGGTTTCCTTCATCAGCCTGAGGGCTTCCGGACTTTGGATGTCACCCCGAATGTTTACATACAAGGGCATACTGCCATTGAACTTCGATTTCAGAAGCATTTCGCTTTGCTTAACGATGTTATTTTCCTGGAAATAATCCACCAGGTCAACCCTTCGCTCAATGCGGGTAATGCCCCACAAACTGAAAAGAATGAGAATCCCCCAAATCCATAGGACCCGGTGTTTATGGTTTAATACCTGGTTCTCAATGCCCAGGGTGATCGTTTTCAGAAACATTCCTCCCTGTTTTTGCCGGGTTTTAGGAGTGCCTTTCACTTTCATAGCAGCCAGTACTGACGGGATGAAGAACACGGCAAGGAGAAAGGAAAACAG comes from Bacteroides sp. and encodes:
- a CDS encoding DUF1302 family protein, translated to MKRAVLLLIILFPLSAWAQDQVVIRGELNSNQRLLLNDHNDWVWNENRLDLGLEKRFDKVRFYGNIWLRHLGAPALTSSQNLYSPDQINPLNLDIREAYAEVRGFLFEDLDMKVGRQRIVWGTSDMLSPTDMLNPYDLEDVFDFGRKNGSDALSLQGYFTPQWSLQGVYLPWFRPANLPLGAFSGVFSSAIALPEGLTLNEYSDKLRMPGNNLKDGASLGFRLKGFAVNTDISFSYLYGREVLPLVSRVTLTPAGMQGETNVEAELFFPRYHMLGADLAGSIGQVGVWAEAGLFFPQKEVIMTTDMSLLYSQPPGTVTSDSLLLEKAPYIRYVIGADFTFKNGIYLNAQFMHGFLHERGKENLNDYLIIGCERGIWGEKLLLRPLAGGVVISDWQKPESNYAIFYTPEIAYKGIDNLELGLGAYLFNGKGENIFAGFRDKDMLSARVKVHF
- a CDS encoding efflux RND transporter permease subunit produces the protein MEKLAAFIIRSKFVIIVVVITITIYLGFFIKDLKINSDILGYLPEDDPTATLFKEVGEQYGGNDLIIVGIEGQDIFTYAMLDLVRQVTDSMRSIAGISYVTSLTNVIDIRSSEFGIEIGRLVDEYAIPGEVETLERLRAYALSKDLYKGNLVSADCTSTLVIGKVMTGANRTEAVESIRQKLEGISFEGRFYFGGMPVTLLELSNVIISDIKFIAPVAFLLICLVLFAGFRTVHGIILPMLSVVIAIIWTMGLVSLLGFEITMLTNVVPVILMAVGSAYAIHVVNRFQEELQHDPSEALKRAQAFIIVPVFLASLTTVFGFVSFIAGSYLTMIKEFGIFTALGILFSFLLAVFFIPSVLAAMKVKGTPKTRQKQGGMFLKTITLGIENQVLNHKHRVLWIWGILILFSLWGITRIERRVDLVDYFQENNIVKQSEMLLKSKFNGSMPLYVNIRGDIQSPEALRLMKETQAFMDGYSYIPFSQSVADMIEEMNEVMGEGKRIPDERAKIEQLWFLLDGQEIMEQFVNFDLTEGLIQGYVATTDLEVLREIEQNFGSFAESQSGKGFNVKVTGIPIIFKKLDDSIIKSQIYSLILAMILVVALVSILQRSFFRGILTVIPVFVTLLVLFGTMGLTGIPLDIATVLSGSVTIGIGIDYAIHFMSHFGKSFLGGQGICESIANSIEISGRAIILNMLAVTIGFGVLLFSKLVPLQRFGLLLAVTMIVSAMAALTLLPVALMLTGERLKKIYGVREQLRKRLNIYKK
- a CDS encoding outer membrane lipoprotein-sorting protein — encoded protein: MKTTIHFFLTALFLIAAGTAPLLAQDAATILTKVDQVLFQPKDQTNTVRMILTDRNGNERIREASIWQKGSNKRLFRFTRPASEAGIAFLSLPDDLMYLYMPAFGKARRIASHVKNQSFAGTDFSYEDMETKEYAKTYSGKVLREEGNLYILELVALPDVRSDYSKMIVAVNKENYTPQRSESYDRGGNLAKTAVYTWQQQANYWFPKEIFMKDEKKGSSTRMIMSDVKFDSNISDQVFTERNLTSF